A region from the Leishmania panamensis strain MHOM/PA/94/PSC-1 chromosome 20 sequence genome encodes:
- a CDS encoding hypothetical protein (TriTrypDB/GeneDB-style sysID: LpmP.20.1570), producing MKHMPSLSKKVMPPPKLPGTHTNAEVKEALHARALRRTVLVTAVVFLLLVCLTVVSNTARKTVGDTGKPKLLLIVAKGLAPISVRRAMLSNKSPFMRLLSKAGGKFASISANYSTSNPLINLLTGSAVLTADTLAETTSILGWLKAQKKRTVVAAPSMYWSSGEAGAFPCPQVGLLDTECSGQKCPERKDSAYCNAFRKYITCDDHAQLYNSEILLAFEKMLNHSADALYFQLSSLAEAEVNNPKLVVQERSEVNLLDSAVGSIALALSRRTAHKAENWLMIITSDGANSEMTAPLLVVVYTKGELVQLNDIAEDAKTTDVANTIMHWFKGSNVNTTRLLGICTSGEKVENCKSAA from the coding sequence ATGAAACACATGCCGTCCCTGTCGAAGAAggtgatgccgccgccgaagtTGCCTGGCACGCACACCAATGctgaggtgaaggaggccctgcacgcgcgtgcgctgcgccgcacggtactcgtcaccgccgtcgtcttTTTGCTTCTGGTGTGTCTAACCGTCGTCTCCAACACGGCCCGCAAAACCGTTGGCGATACTGGAAAGCCAAAACTTTTACTCATTGTTGCAAAGGGGCTGGCCCCCATATCAGTGCGCCGAGCCATGCTGAGCAACAAGTCACCTTTCATGCGCCTTCTCTCCAAAGCGGGTGGGAAGTTTGCGTCCATCTCTGCCAACTACAGCACATCAAACCCGCTCATCAACCTCCTCACCGGATCCGCCGtcctcaccgccgacacGTTAGCTGAAACCACATCGATTCTTGGCTGGCTAAAGGCgcagaagaagcgcaccGTAGTGGCCGCACCGTCTATGTACTGGTCTTCAGGGGAGGCGGGAGCGTTTCCATGCCCGCAAGTGGGTTTGCTTGACACAGAGTGCTCAGGTCAGAAGTGTCCAGAGCGAAAGGACTCGGCCTACTGCAACGCCTTCCGGAAGTACATCACCTGCGATGACCACGCGCAGCTGTACAACAGCGAAATCTTGCTCGCTTTTGAGAAGATGTTAAACCACTCCGCGGACGCCCTCTACTTCCAGCTAAGCTCACtcgccgaggcggaggtgaacAACCCGAAACTGGTGGTGCAGGAGCGCAGTGAGGTGAACCTTCTTGACTCTGCGGTGGGCAGTATCGCCTTAGCTCTTTCTCGTCGTACCGCTCATAAGGCGGAAAACTGGCTCATGATCATcaccagcgacggcgctAATTCTGAGATgactgcaccgctgctcgtGGTGGTGTACACCAAGGGTGAACTTGTGCAGCTGAACGACATTGCCGAGGACGCCAAGACGACCGATGTGGCAAACACCATCATGCACTGGTTTAAAGGCAGCAATGTGAACACAACGCGTTTGCTGGGCATTTGCACGAGTGGCGAAAAGGTAGAGAACTGCAAGAGCGCTGCCTAA